One window from the genome of Sesamum indicum cultivar Zhongzhi No. 13 linkage group LG15, S_indicum_v1.0, whole genome shotgun sequence encodes:
- the LOC105178105 gene encoding pentatricopeptide repeat-containing protein At2g26790, mitochondrial isoform X2, producing MQNEPISALSLFNRLRIQGFKHDVNSYLAIIKILCYWGLERKLDSLFMEVINVKNGHLCFEVPELLEAMAEEFKADGPSSLLRAFDALIKSYVTLGMFDEAIDTLFETKRHGVGPCLLSCNFLMNRLIAHGKVDTAVAIYKQLRTLGLSPNVYTYGIVIKAYCRKGCLEEAVEVFLEMEEAGVVPNAFTYAAYLEGLCMQGRSDLGFEVLQAWRAKNVPIDAYAYTAVIQGFVSEKNLKKAEIVLLDMEEHGLVPEEANYRSLVQGYCDSGDIIKALAIHNEMEAKGIRTNCLILTSILQCLCLKGMHSEAVEQFRNFKKLGIFLDEVTYNVAIDALCKIGKLDEALRLFDEMKCKKLIPDVVHYTTLISGHCRHGKIFDAINLFDEMNENGLKADVITYNVLAGGLSRYGHLDEVFFLLDTMKLQGLTPSAVTHNMIIEGLCLGGKVKEAEKYFSNLEEKTTENYASMVNGYCESSKAIEGYKLFLRLLNQGIIINRSSCLKLLSSLCLEGENDRAIKLFEVMLSSGDGPSKTMYGKLIAALCHAGDMKKARWAFDHMVGRGLCPDVIMYTIMLNGYCQVNCLREALSLFSDMKERGITPDIITYTVLLDGHCKISSKKARSQDDAEKHMKVKQVASAFWSEMNEMELKPDVICYTALIDSQCKSDNLEDAICLFNEMIQQGLLPDTVTYTALLSGYCKQGDMEKALTLVNEMSSKGIQPDSRTMSTLHHGIVRAKKVQFRH from the coding sequence TTTCTGCATTATCCCTATTTAACCGACTGAGGATACAGGGGTTTAAACATGATGTTAATAGTTATTTGGCTATTATTAAGATACTCTGTTATTGGGGCTTGGAAAGGAAACTGGATTCTCTGTTTATGGAGGttataaatgtgaaaaatggGCATCTGTGTTTTGAGGTGCCGGAGTTGTTGGAGGCAATGGCGGAGGAGTTTAAGGCCGACGGACCAAGTTCACTGCTTCGGGCTTTTGATGCACTGATCAAAAGTTATGTTACTTTAGGAATGTTTGATGAGGCCATTGACACtctttttgaaacaaaaaggCACGGTGTTGGGCCATGTTTGttgtcatgtaattttttgatgaataGGTTGATTGCGCATGGGAAGGTGGATACAGCTGTTGCTATCTATAAGCAGTTGAGGACTCTTGGGCTGAGTCCAAATGTATATACTTATGGGATTGTAATTAAGGCATATTGTCGAAAAGGTTGCTTGGAAGAAGCTGTAGAGGTGTTTCTGGAAATGGAGGAAGCTGGGGTGGTGCCTAATGCTTTTACCTATGCAGCTTATCTTGAAGGCCTCTGCATGCAGGGTAGGTCGGATTTAGGCTTTGAGGTTTTACAAGCTTGGAGAGCTAAGAACGTACCAATTGATGCATATGCTTATACTGCTGTGATTCAGGGCTTTGTTAGTGAAAAGAATCTTAAGAAGGCGGAGATTGTTTTACTTGACATGGAAGAACACGGACTAGTTCCTGAAGAAGCTAATTATCGTTCCTTGGTTCAGGGGTATTGTGATTCTGGGGACATAATTAAAGCTTTGGCTATCCACAATGAGATGGAGGCAAAAGGTATCAGAACCAATTGTTTGATTCTCACTTCAATTCTTCAGTGCTTGTGCCTGAAAGGCATGCATTCTGAAGCAGTTGAACAGTTCAGGAACTTTAAGAAGTTGGGCATCTTTCTTGATGAAGTCACATATAATGTTGCCATTGATGCCCTGTGCAAAATAGGGAAGTTAGATGAGGCTCTTAGATTGTTCGATGAGATGAAGTGTAAAAAGCTGATACCAGATGTTGTGCACTACACCACTTTAATAAGCGGTCATTGTCGCCACGGGAAGATTTTTGATGCTATAAActtatttgatgaaatgaatgaaaatggtCTGAAAGCTGATGTCATTACTTATAACGTCCTCGCAGGTGGATTATCTCGGTACGGTCATCTGGACGAGGTATTTTTCCTCCTTGATACCATGAAATTGCAAGGCTTGACTCCCAGTGCAGTGACACACAACATGATCATTGAAGGCCTATGCTTGGGAGGAAAAGTGAAGGAagctgaaaaatatttcagtaaTTTGGAAGAGAAGACTACAGAAAATTATGCTTCCATGGTTAACGGGTACTGTGAATCAAGCAAGGCAATTGAAGGCTATAAACTTTTTCTTAGATTGCTCAACCAaggaattataataaatagaagTTCTTGTTTAAAACTTCTTAGCAGCCTCTGTTTGGAAGGTGAAAATGACAGAGCTATTAAGCTGTTCGAGGTTATGCTTTCTTCAGGTGATGGGCCTAGTAAGACAATGTATGGCAAGCTTATTGCAGCTCTATGTCATGCTGGAGATATGAAAAAGGCCCGGTGGGCATTTGACCATATGGTTGGAAGAGGATTATGTCCAGATGTAATAATGTACACCATAATGTTGAATGGTTACTGTCAGGTGAATTGCCTGCGTGAAGCCCTTAGTCTTTTCAGTGATATGAAGGAAAGGGGAATTACTCCTGACATCATCACTTATACTGTCTTGCTTGATGGGCATTGTAAAATAAGTTCGAAAAAGGCTCGATCTCAGGATGATGCTGAAAAGCATATGAAAGTGAAGCAGGTGGCTTCAGCTTTCTGGTCTGAAATGAATGAGATGGAATTAAAGCCTGATGTTATTTGCTATACAGCGTTAATTGACAGTCAGTGCAAATCGGACAACCTTGAGGATGCTATTTGCCTTTTCAATGAAATGATTCAACAAGGTTTACTGCCTGATACTGTCACATACACAGCCCTCCTATCTGGCTATTGCAAGCAGGGAGATATGGAGAAGGCCTTAACTCTTGTGAATGAGATGTCATCTAAGGGAATACAGCCAGATAGCCGTACTATGTCAACGTTGCATCATGGTATTGTGAGGGCCAAGAAAGTGCAGTTTCGACATTAA